From the Euphorbia lathyris chromosome 6, ddEupLath1.1, whole genome shotgun sequence genome, one window contains:
- the LOC136233465 gene encoding uncharacterized protein — protein sequence MSSSIHGQLIDRSNSSLGIGETDSKPEEAEEIEKEGGDDGDGDGDGDEEEEEEEEDLDFNPFLKGTPSPEASSSLSSEIEVLDGNSSKITVDEVRNYPVGDSEHGEEVVMQGPIDTECKKKVSDSIGRESVQEKENIDSDDEDAIWKRTRARYSLASFTLDELETFLQETDDEDDLPNVDDEEEYKKFLAAVLLGGGDGEGQSAQGVENVDDEDEDNDADFEIELEELLESDVDDSKKEEDRKREYEKSLRRPETRQNRRQKASAQYKQKLLEQTKRPLRPFLPILPNGGVASLPSVNMKASVPGTAPGNQAYPDLISGFSPQQIGQLHCLIHEHVQLLIQVFSLCILDPSKQEIASQVQGLIFDMLRKRDEGIASRNVPYPSICFQSSYMSPSVTDEVSSFKPTESSVSQNIPTNEGKSDDVCNRQSSSSQTTSSSWVPSVSGSVISILDVAPLNLAGKYMDDVLNAAREYRKLHLNSSSDTWKEKEPLFHLPNGEVSKGNMTPTISTSGQPPPKKTLAASIVESAKKQSIAFVPKDISKLIQRFLPLFNTALFPHKPPTAAVANRILFTDSEDELLALGILEFNTDWKAIQQRFLPCKSKHQIFVRQKNRCSSKALENPIKTVRRMKTSLLTAEEIDCIQEGLRVFKHDWMSVWRFIVPHRDPSLLPRQWRTAIGTQKSYKSDAAKREKRRMYESNRRRCKTEDLANWQQEKQFDSGGGEKTCGDDYIDDASGAYVHQAFLADWRPDDSVLASERSWLNIKEKNPCSAALSTEQSHFTHARNFPYSMQLNNQVSCPTPNAAKSHYPWPYRTRRTHGAQLVKLAPDLPPVNLPPTVRVISQSAFRSSQCGTPQKLSAPGVGTSGSGKENIVSQLQHENSRTASLVKAKGDNSNEMADNISNSCPDELTRLEPEDSGTLRGTEERGTYSDLQMHPLLFQAPEVGPSSYYPLRSSASTAVPFSFFSANQPQLNLSLFHSPYQANQLVDCSNKSSKTKESASASRGIDFHPLLQRADVENSDFAAPCPSRQPYVCSRGKSTEFQNPLGVFQTKSPLSARASAASSKSSGPVEKAIDLDLEIHLSSSCTKEKSRGSEDVAATNRPKSTTIAQTGNTIEKHRTSSPCHQHSESCPTVQNNVVPGGDASDAPSNDGSRFNMDDVGDQSHPEIVMEQEELSDSDEETEEHVEFECEEMADSDGEEHVDCEPAAEVQDKDLPSFPTGTVTTSADYSSEQFEPRSPGPGPGLLQASANPGNNSPFLNLGLTNLRKDGSSTSWLTLDSCAPVDPPSSKANKLAVSRPNRISKKITASTKRVATEDMAQELSLGPLAVSSLKKKPRKRVCRTNTGFSTGMKTENSRYDQDKPG from the exons ATGTCTTCGTCTATCCATGGGCAACTGATTGATCGATCAAATTCCTCTCTGGGAATCGGTGAGACTGATTCGAAACCTGAAGAGGCGGAAGAAATTGAGAAAGAGGGGGGAGATGATGGAGATGGAGACGGAGATGGagatgaagaggaagaggaggaagaagaagatttaGATTTCAATCCTTTTTTAAAGGGAACACCTTCGCCGGAGGCTTCGTCAAGTCTTAGCTCTGAAATCGAAGTTTTGGATGGTAATTCATCGAAAATAACAGTTGATGAGGTGCGGAACTATCCTGTTGGAGATTCTGAGCATGGAGAGGAGGTTGTGATGCAAGGACCTATTGATACAGAATGTAAGAAGAAGGTATCTGATTCCATAGGAAGGGAAAGTGTTCAAGAGAAGGAAAATATCGATTCGGATGATGAGGATGCTATCTGGAAGCGCACAAGAGCTCGTTACTCACTTGCAAGTTTCACCCTAGATGAACTCGAGACTTTCCTTCAGGAAACTGATGATGAAGATGACCTTCCGAAtgttgatgatgaagaagagtACAAGAAGTTTCTTGCAGCTGTTTTACTCGGTGGAGGAGATGGTGAGGGTCAATCTGCTCAAGGTGTTGAAAAtgttgatgatgaagatgaggataaTGATGCAGATTTTGAGATAGAGCTTGAAGAGTTGCTTGAGAGTGATGTTGATGACAGTAAAAAAGAAGAGGATAGAAAGAGAGAGTACGAGAAAAGTCTTCGACGGCCAGAAACCAGGCAAAATAGACGGCAGAAAGCCTCTGCTCAATATAAACAGAAGCTATTAGAACAGACAAAAAGGCCATTGAGGCCGTTTTTACCAATTTTACCAAATGGAGGAGTTGCTTCATTGCCTAGTGTTAATATGAAAGCTTCTGTGCCTGGAACTGCCCCGGGTAATCAGGCTTATCCCGATTTGATAAGCGGATTCAGTCCACAGCAAATAGGCCAGTTGCATTGTTTGATACATGAGCATGTTCAACTTCTAATTCAAGTGTTTTCCCTTTGCATTCTCGATCCTTCGAAGCAGGAGATTGCATCCCAGGTTCAGGGATTGATCTTCGATATGCTTCGTAAACGAGATGAAGGAATAGCCAGCCGAAATGTGCCATATCCCAGTATTTGCTTTCAGTCTTCATATATGTCCCCATCAGTAACAGATGAAGTCTCCAGCTTTAAGCCCACTGAATCATCAGTTTCTCAAAACATTCCCACAAATGAGGGGAAAAGTGATGATGTTTGCAATCGACAGAGTAGTTCCTCACAAACTACTAGTTCTTCCTGGGTACCATCAGTGAGTGGTTCAGTGATATCAATTCTGGATGTAGCTCCACTTAATTTAGCTGGAAAATATATGGATGATGTTCTTAATG CTGCCCGGGAGTACAGAAAGCTGCATTTGAATTCTAGTAGTGATACATGGAAGGAGAAGGAACCACTCTTTCACCTTCCAAATGGTGAAGTTTCAAAAGGGAACATGACGCCTACTATCAGCACATCTGGTCAACCACCACCTAAGAAGACACTGGCTGCTTCTATTGTCGAAAGCGCAAAGAAGCAATCAATTGCTTTTGTACCAAAAGATATTAGCAAGTTAATACAAAGGTTTCTACCACTGTTCAATACAGCTTTGTTTCCTCATAAGCCACCTACTGCAGCTGTTGCTAATCGAATTCTTTTTACTGATTCAGAGGATGA ATTATTAGCTTTGGGGATCCTGGAATTTAATACAGATTGGAAAGCAATTCAACAGCGTTTTCTTCCATGCAAGTCTAAGCACCAG ATTTTTGTCAGGCAGAAAAATCGCTGCTCGTCAAAAGCATTGGAAAATCCCATAAAG ACAGTTCGGAGGATGAAAACCTCTCTGTTGACTGCAGAGGAGATTGATTGTATACAGGAG GGTCTCAGGGTTTTCAAACATGATTGGATGTCAGTATGGAGATTTATTGTCCCACATAGAGATCCATCCTTGCTTCCCCGGCAGTGGCGGACTGCCATTGGAACTCAGAAGTCGTATAAATCAGATGCTGCTAAAAGGGAAAAGAGGCGCATGTATGAGTCAAACAGAAGAAGGTGCAAAACAGAAGATTTGGCGAACTGGCAACAG GAGAAGCAGTTTGACAGTGGTGGTGGGGAAAAAACTTGTGGAGATGATTATATCGATGATGCAAGCGGAGCTTACGTCCATCAGGCATTTTTAGCAGATTGGAGACCAGATGACTCAGTACTTGCATCCGAACGTTCCTGGTTAAACATTAAGGAGAAAAACCCTTGTAGTGCTGCACTGTCAACGGAGCAATCTCATTTTACTCATGCTAGAAATTTTCCTTATTCCATGCAACTGAACAACCAAGTTTCCTGTCCAACACCAAATGCTGCGAAATCTCACTATCCATGGCCGTACCGAACCCGTAGAACTCATGGTGCACAATTAGTGAAATTAGCACCAGACTTGCCTCCTGTGAATCTTCCGCCTACTGTTCGTGTCATTTCTCAGTCAGCTTTCAGAAGCAGCCAGTGTGGAACGCCTCAAAAGTTATCCGCCCCAGGAGTTGGTACTAGTGGTTCTGGAAAAGAAAATATCGTTTCCCAGCTTCAACATGAAAATTCGAGAACTGCCAGCTTGGTAAAAGCTAAGGGGGATAACAGCAATGAAATGGCGGATAATATTTCAAATTCATGCCCGGATGAGCTTACACGACTAGAACCAGAGGACTCTGGTACTCTGCGTGGTACTGAAGAACGAGGGACTTACTCTGATCTTCAGATGCACCCGTTATTGTTCCAGGCCCCTGAAGTTGGACCGTCATCTTATTACCCACTGCGTTCCAGTGCTAGTACTGCTGTTCCTTTTAGTTTCTTTTCAGCAAATCAGCCTCAATTGAATCTCAGTCTTTTCCATAGTCCATATCAAGCAAACCAACTTGTTGACTGTTCGAATAAATCTTCAAAGACGAAGGAATCCGCTTCAGCATCACGTGGCATTGATTTCCATCCACTCTTACAAAGAGCTGATGTAGAAAATAGTGATTTTGCTGCACCATGTCCTAGTAGACAACCATATGTTTGTTCTCGTGGAAAATCTACTGAGTTTCAAAATCCTTTAGGTGTTTTTCAGACTAAATCGCCACTCAGTGCTCGCGCATCTGCTGCAAGCTCAAAATCTTCTGGTCCTGTCGAAAAAGCAATTGATCTGGACTTGGAAATCCATCTAAGTTCTTCATGCACGAAGGAGAAAAGTAGGGGAAGTGAAGATGTTGCTGCAACGAATAGACCAAAGTCAACAACAATTGCACAAACTGGAAATACAATTGAAAAGCATAGAACGAGCAGTCCGTGCCATCAACACTCTGAAAGTTGCCCAACAGTTCAGAACAACGTTGTTCCAGGTGGCGATGCATCAGATGCCCCAAGTAATGATGGCAGCAGATTCAATATGGATGATGTAGGAGACCAGTCTCACCCAGAGATTGTGATGGAACAGGAAGAGTTGAGTGACTCGGATGAAGAAACTGAAGAACATGTAGAATTTGAGTGCGAGGAGATGGCTGATTCTGATGGAGAGGAGCATGTGGACTGTGAACCAGCAGCTGAAGTACAAGATAAG GACCTTCCAAGTTTTCCCACAGGAACGGTTACTACCAGCGCAGATTACTCCAGTGAACAATTCGAACCGAGGAGTCCTGGTCCTGGTCCGGGTCTTCTTCAGGCCAGTGCTAACCCTGGGAACAACAGTCCTTTCTTAAACTTGGGTCTAACGAACCTGAGGAAGGACGGTTCAAGTACCTCATGGTTAACTTTAGATTCATGTGCACCCGTTGACCCTCCAAGCTCAAAGGCAAACAAGTTAGCCGTAAGTCGTCCAAACCGAATCAGTAAGAAGATAACAGCAAGCACCAAAAGGGTTGCAACAGAAGACATGGCTCAAGAACTCAGCCTTGGTCCTCTTGCTGTTTCCTCATTGAAGAAGAAGCCGAGGAAGCGGGTTTGTCGAACAAATACAGGTTTCAGCACGGGAATGAAAACCGAAAATTCCCGATATGATCAAGATAAACCCGGTTAG
- the LOC136232921 gene encoding pentatricopeptide repeat-containing protein At1g11710, mitochondrial — protein MIWSFWLSRGTFSVLNRAFHVGRRFLNPNTEDIIFKAICANLKHRKWNFMEQISPNLTSSLVNRVVCQFQNSPQLALEFYNWVGDRRSVLLSIESSCSVIHVLVNSRRFDDALFLIRNLMSSNGNSPLEILDALVDSYGMCNSSPAVFDSLVRACNQFGASRCAYEVIKKLQIRGFWVSIHAWNNFLSHLLKLNEISKFWNGYSEMISYGYVENVNTYNLVIYALCKECKLLEAMSVFYRSLKCGIWPNIVTFNIIIDGACKMGAMDLALKLVSKMEAMSGCLIKPDSVTYNCLINGFCKIGELSMAEEIRNGMMEKHNEPNVRTYATLVDGYARAGSLEEAFRLCDEMVKKGLIPNSVVYNSIIHQLSVEGDMEGACLLLQDMIDKQIRPDQFTYSILIEGLCRNGRINEALKFHNKILEDNLFGDAFSHNILIYYLCRNNDFAGAKQLLASMYVRGLVPDVVTFGTLIDGHCKEGRVEDAIHVYDQMIMAGKTPNLLIYNSVVNGLCKAGFIDLARLLIDTLKRTNSFDVITYNTLMNAYCKSGKIDEAFALSSEIRNAGISPSHATYNTLINVLCKLGCLQQAKELTETMVIRGIIPDHITYTTLITSFRKNCSTKEVIEFHDYMVLKGVVPDKQTYNALVSPLLPNENVDS, from the coding sequence ATGATTTGGAGCTTCTGGTTGAGCAGAGGAACTTTTTCTGTCCTGAATCGTGCTTTTCATGTGGGTCGGCGTTTCTTAAACCCTAATACAGAGGATATTATTTTCAAAGCAATTTGTGCTAATCTCAAGCATAGGAAATGGAATTTCATGGAGCAAATTTCCCCCAATTTAACTTCTTCATTAGTGAATCGTGTTGTTTGTCAATTTCAAAATTCACCTCAATTGGCTTTAGAATTTTACAATTGGGTTGGGGACAGAAGGAGTGTTTTGCTCTCAATTGAGTCTTCTTGTTCTGTAATTCATGTCCTGGTGAACTCGAGAAGGTTTGATGACGCGTTGTTTCTTATCCGGAATTTGATGAGTTCAAATGGAAATTCTCCTTTGGAAATCCTAGATGCATTAGTTGATAGTTATGGAATGTGCAATTCAAGTCCAGCCGTGTTTGATTCATTGGTTCGGGCTTGTAATCAGTTCGGGGCGTCCAGGTGTGCTTATGAAGTGATCAAGAAGCTGCAAATTAGGGGTTTTTGGGTTTCAATTCATGCTTGGAACAACTTTTTGAGTCATCTGTTGAAGTTGAATGAGATTAGTAAGTTTTGGAACGGGTATTCGGAAATGATTTCTTATGGATATGTTGAAAATGTTAATACTTACAATTTGGTTATTTATGCTCTTTGTAAGGAATGCAAATTACTCGAAGCAATGTCGGTATTCTATCGAAGCTTGAAGTGCGGTATTTGGCCTAATATTGTTACTTTTAACATTATCATAGATGGTGCTTGCAAGATGGGTGCTATGGATCTTGCTTTGAAGCTTGTTAGTAAGATGGAAGCTATGTCGGGGTGTTTGATTAAGCCCGACTCTGTGACTTATAATTGTCTTATCAACGGGTTCTGCAAAATCGGGGAGCTAAGTATGGCGGAGGAAATTAGGAATGGAATGATGGAGAAACATAATGAGCCTAATGTGAGGACTTATGCAACTTTGGTAGATGGCTATGCACGAGCGGGGAGTTTGGAGGAGGCGTTTAGGTTGTGCGATGAAATGGTGAAAAAGGGATTGATTCCGAATTCCGTTGTGTACAATTCAATCATTCATCAGCTTTCAGTGGAAGGAGATATGGAAGGAGCTTGTTTGCTGTTGCAGGACATGATTGATAAGCAGATACGCCCGGATCAGTTCACATATTCGATTCTCATCGAGGGTCTTTGCAGGAATGGTCGTATCAACGAAGCTCTGAAGTTTCATAACAAGATTCTCGAAGATAACCTATTCGGAGACGCGTTttcacacaatattcttatctaTTACTTGTGTAGAAACAATGATTTTGCAGGAGCTAAGCAATTATTGGCCAGTATGTACGTCCGCGGATTAGTCCCCGATGTTGTTACGTTCGGTACTCTGATTGATGGCCACTGCAAAGAGGGTCGTGTTGAAGATGCAATTCATGTCTATGATCAAATGATTATGGCAGGCAAAACCCCCAATTTGTTAATTTACAATTCTGTTGTCAACGGTTTATGCAAGGCGGGATTCATCGATCTTGCAAGACTTCTTATCGATACATTAAAGAGGACTAATTCGTTCGATGTCATAACGTATAACACGTTGATGAATGCGTATTGCAAGAGTGGGAAGATTGATGAGGCATTTGCTTTGTCTTCAGAAATTAGAAATGCAGGAATTTCACCTAGTCATGCCACTTATAACACATTGATAAATGTTCTATGCAAGCTCGGTTGTCTTCAACAAGCGAAAGAACTAACGGAGACGATGGTCATTCGGGGTATTATACCCGATCATATAACATACACTACTCTCATAACAAGTTTCAGGAAGAATTGCAGCACCAAAGAAGTGATTGAATTCCATGACTACATGGTGCTTAAAGGAGTAGTTCCTGATAAACAGACGTATAATGCTTTAGTTAGTCCGCTTCTTCCGAATGAAAACGTTGATTCCTGA
- the LOC136232922 gene encoding ATP synthase gamma chain, chloroplastic, whose product MSCSNLTMCVSSKSSLSDTSSLSFCSSLNPFHLPSGSPSNNPSRSSSVTPIHCSLRDLRNRIASVKNTQKITEAMKLVAAAKVRRAQEAVVNGRPFSETLVEVLYNINEQLQIEDVDAPLTKVRPVKKVALVVITGDRGLCGGYNNNMLKKAEARMRELKGLGVEYTVISVGKKGNSYFGRRPYIPVDRFIEGTNLPTAKEAQAIADDVFSLFVSEEVDKVELLYTKFVSLIKSSPVIHTLLPLSPKGEICDINGNCVDAAEDEFFRLTTKEGKLTVERGVTRTKTADFSAILQFEQDPVQILDALLPLYLNSQILKALQESLASELAARMSAMSNATDNASDLQKELSRIYNRKRQAKITGEILEIVAGADALV is encoded by the coding sequence ATGTCTTGCTCAAATCTAACAATGTGTGTTTCTTCAAAATCATCTCTTTCTGATACTTCTTCACTCTCTTTCTGCTCTTCTCTGAACCCCTTTCACCTCCCTTCTGGTTCACCCTCAAACAACCCGTCAAGATCCTCTTCTGTAACCCCAATTCACTGCAGTCTCCGTGATCTCCGCAACCGAATTGCCTCTGTCAAGAACACACAGAAGATCACAGAAGCTATGAAGCTTGTTGCTGCTGCAAAAGTGAGAAGAGCTCAGGAAGCTGTTGTTAATGGTAGGCCTTTCTCTGAAACTCTTGTGGAAGTTCTTTATAACATCAATGAACAGCTTCAAATTGAGGATGTTGATGCTCCTTTAACCAAAGTTAGACCTGTGAAGAAAGTAGCGTTAGTTGTGATTACCGGGGATCGAGGTCTTTGCGGGGGTTATAACAATAACATGCTGAAGAAAGCTGAGGCTAGAATGAGAGAATTGAAAGGTCTTGGTGTTGAGTATACTGTTATCAGTGTTGGAAAGAAAGGGAACTCGTATTTCGGCCGGCGACCTTATATTCCGGTGGATAGGTTTATTGAAGGGACTAATCTTCCTACAGCTAAAGAAGCTCAAGCAATTGCTGATGATGTTTTTTCATTGTTTGTTAGTGAAGAAGTGGATAAAGTTGAGCTTCTGTACACTAAATTTGTGTCTCTAATCAAATCTAGCCCTGTAATTCATACTTTGCTTCCACTTTCACCAAAGGGGGAAATCTGTGACATTAATGGAAACTGTGTGGATGCTGCAGAAGATGAGTTCTTCAGATTGACAACAAAGGAAGGTAAATTGACGGTTGAAAGAGGTGTTACGAGGACTAAAACTGCGGATTTCTCTGCGATTTTGCAATTCGAGCAAGATCCGGTTCAGATTCTTGATGCTCTTTTGCCATTGTATTTGAATAGTCAGATTTTGAAAGCGTTGCAGGAATCTTTGGCGAGTGAGCTTGCGGCTAGAATGAGTGCTATGAGCAATGCAACTGATAATGCTAGTGATTTGCAGAAGGAACTTTCTCGGATTTATAACCGGAAGCGTCAGGCTAAGATTACTGGAGAAATTTTGGAGATTGTTGCCGGTGCTGATGCTCTTGTCTAA